A stretch of Cryptococcus neoformans var. neoformans JEC21 chromosome 10 sequence DNA encodes these proteins:
- a CDS encoding cell cycle arrest in response to pheromone-related protein, putative produces the protein MQHQYLSHPLGPLSQQGQAMNHSTGLNSGGGGEVPWGAPFPSLHLWPIQDTFQMKMIHLPEGQRIKIGRQTNNKTVPGERNAYFDSKVLSRLHAEIWEQGGKIFIRDVRSSNGTFINGERLSPEGVESDPVEIKNEDQIDFGIDIVSDDNRTIVHHRVAAKAYCVFNEEDAARSARELATYQSHDNTRMRRMGGDMHPGANPLAQMGPAMMSGGGKVGSLSFEHVLSKLQAELHASKETGAELQNLATTFTGIQDTLSGGVSPSQNGSAEQYIPPQFRSATAEAQAALAGPHGQEAAAFIALQAQLTETQSSLSGHLDKIRYLETQLKEHESLKAEVQLMREQMEESKREMDMVLAGYRGRQLGRRGELEGDDDEDDEDDARSVATLMDDEDSENRVRERRRAHRAKKTEKGEHERPPTPEPIQEGEINEEDQNKAAIDQASKDLEAIPAHVNGSLTNREKEMLEQNNQLVSQINTLSTEISEALSLSQALQSQHAEAMSAIKLLTDRISSLESGMSNKISEEVSKAEEKWESWRIKFEESWKQEREGWEKERERLKSVVREWEEASRRAYEEEEERQENERLSEAEYEDEDEAEDDERDEEEEDDGEADGNEGLVEWNGSNDPLTMPSKGKLRRRRPSHKTVLAVRALKAVADGDSSLDTPKLSLAGGGPIVSGRVKKLKLKSKRLGELSRNESNQTIKPPQPREGGQKQRGDEEENHSSESGRESGDTLKEKEVGKEVKRDGMKRREPKVVQPQTVVGVLVVAIVVGAFWYKHKE, from the exons ATGCAACATCAATACCTATCCCATCCACTCGGCCCTCTCTCCCAACAAGGACAAGCGATGAATCATTCTACGGGACTCAACTctggaggaggcggagaggtACCGTGGGGTGCGCCCTTTCCGAGTCTCCACCTTTGGCCGATCCAGGATACCTTtcaaatgaagatgattcACCTTCCCGAGGGCCAGCGT ATCAAAATAGGAAGACAGACGAATAACAAAACGGTCCCAGGGGAAAGGAATGCGTATTTTGACAGCAAGGTTCTGTCAAGACTTCACGCAGAGATCTGGGAACAAGGTGGGAAG ATCTTTATCAGAGACGTGAGATCATCAAATGGTACATTTATCAATGGTGAACGACTTAGCCCTGAAGGAGTCGAGAGCGATCCTGTAGAAATCAAGAATGAAGATCAGATC GATTTCGGCATCGACATTGTCAGCGACGATAACCGCACAATCGTACATCATAGAGTAGCCGCCAAGGCGTATTGCGTGTtcaacgaagaagatgctgcCCGTAGTGCACG TGAACTTGCGACGTACCAAAGCCATGATAACACTCGAATGCGCCGTATGGGAGGGGATATGCACCCCGGTGCCAACCCTCTGGCGCAGATGGGTCCTGCGATGATGAGTGGGGGTGGGAAGGTCGGGTCGCTGAGTTTCGAGCATGTTCTTAGTAAACTTCAG GCCGAACTACACGCAAGCAAAGAAACCGGCGCCGAATTGCAAAATCTGGCAACTACGTTTACTGGCATCCAAGATACCCTCAGTGGCGGCGTCTCACCTTCCCAGAATGGCTCCGCTGAACAGTACATCCCTCCCCAGTTTCGATCGGCAACTGCGGAAGCTCAAGCTGCTCTCGCAGGTCCACATGGGCAAGAAGCGGCTGCTTTCATAGCGCTTCAGGCGCAGTTGACCGAGACGCAATCATCCCTTTCTGGTCATCTCGACAAAATCCGTTATCTCGAAACTCAACTGAAAGAGCATGAAAGCTTAAAGGCCGAAGTGCAGCTGATGAGGGAGCAGATGGAAGAGTcaaagagggagatggatatGGTGCTTGCCGGGTACCGCGGCAGGCAGCtggggaggagaggtgagctggaaggtgatgatgacgaggacgatgaggatgatgcaAGGAGTGTGGCGACtctgatggatgatgaagattcTGAGAATCGAGTGAGAGAACGTCGCCGAGCACATCGGGCAAAGAAGACAGAAAAAGGGGAGCATGAAAGGCCTCCTACGCCTGAGCCTATTCAGGAAGGCGAGATAAATGAGGAGGACCAGAATAAGGCTGCTATCGACCAAGCGTCCAAGGACCTCGAAGCAATCCCTGCACACGTTAATGGCAGCCTGACAAAccgggagaaggaaatgctCGAGCAAAACAACCAGCTCGTCTCCCAAATCAACACTCTCTCCACTGAAATCTCCGAAGCCCTATCCCTATCTCAAGCTCTCCAATCCCAACATGCGGAAGCCATGTCCGCCATCAAGTTGCTTACCGACAGAATTTCATCACTTGAATCTGGCATGTCTAACAAGATCAGCGAGGAAGTCTCCAAGGCAGAGGAAAAGTGGGAAAGCTGGAGAATTAAATTTGAGGAGAGTTGGAAAcaggagagggagggatgggaaaaagagagggagaggttGAAAAGTGTGGTAAGAGAGTGGGAGGAAGCGAGCAGGCGAGCAtacgaggaggaagaggagaggcaGGAGAATGAGAGGTTGAGTGAGGCCGAgtatgaagatgaggatgaagcagaagatgacgaaagggacgaagaggaggaggatgatggggaAGCGGATGGAAACGAGGGGTTGGTAGAGTGGAATGGGTCTAATGATCCTCTCACAATGCCTTCGAAGGGTAAAttgagaagacgacgacCCAGCCATAAGACTGTCCTCGCTGTTCGAGCCCTCAAAGCTGTAGCAGATGGCGATTCCTCCTTGGACACTCCCAAACTTAGCCTCGCCGGAGGTGGACCCATTGTCTCAGGTCgagtgaagaagctgaagctCAAATCGAAACGACTAGGGGAACTCTCTAGGAATGAGAGCAACCAAACGATCAAACCCCCACAGCCTAGGGAAGGGGGGCAGAAGCAAAGAggggacgaggaagagaaccATAGTAGTGAAagtgggagggagagtgggGATAcattgaaagagaaggaggttggaAAGGAGGTTAAGCGggatgggatgaagaggagagagccAAAGGTTGTTCAA CCACAGACGGTTGTAGGAGTGTTGGTCGTGGCGATTGTAGTAGGTGCTTTCTGGTATAAGCATAAGGAGTAG
- a CDS encoding nucleus protein, putative translates to MQPPQKKLKRRVPDTQRQRVSVSCDRCKVRKIRCIRISGGNDPCAACAQLSLNCESTLPRKQRVYASYDQLQLRYRALDTLIKRLYPGENVESVDDICELARKQGLDLSGFEDEGEDLDPLPKLSDRESSGTTSASKEGSSLFDSVQNLRIPEGGLIPAPRGGYHYVGPASSYQFANTIRHLVKKSSAYTLAFDRVGYRRQQRANEFTSSDRTTALEARIPGHPVMVGENEASPMSESIGSCPSDVGPVPSPQDRTTPRSIPHSITRRTIDIMPPRQLADKLVLAFFDRVHLNFNLFHRGSFQVRYESIWSSRNEAGLEDLEPGWLCVLCMVFVLGAQALERDGLREATVIQSRYLAIVIREGMQRLVLTATQSNVQALALLSLYQHNAGERNTAWMLVGHAAHMAVALGMQRDGENANFDFIERNTRRIIWWTLYLFEQNLSFILGRPSATSTPDVSASLPDEAVKDGADSPPGYLEQAVKLGDISTKIKRFTAAISSDFDKPNRLTATTDIANQLDELLLQWDRSLPPHLRYTAQFATAKHRRTVRLLHATYNHLRSVLGRPYLLCKINHDLDNSQSPLHVNSSSGLASAITALSQTSLSAARSCMEALLSLASAASLEGEVWYDYYYVHHASLILSLPFLVDFNDQHVASDRAIISATLNLAQKSRLAPTYRILINVSIQFAKIVGIGPDDDPSRPASPRLGASAIRPDLSSSGKSMVFPEGFTDENNHTDWNLGPSSVTPENSGGNRSFDSRANYHMSGMSHEAGPGTGSSTVQWPTQLPHHTNPTASDPWSLLPMLNSTPSSQPLSLEQLLGMQPSTLFNDSATQQPVADLGFSDMYNFGFGLPAQNDGIGPYWPGGVGEEGGSGGLGDMPWDFFAGGDWAGGGHETGREGR, encoded by the coding sequence ATGCAACCTCCCCAAAAGAAGCTCAAGCGACGCGTACCCGACACCCAACGTCAGAGAGTATCGGTATCATGCGATCGGTGCAAGGTCCGCAAAATCCGTTGCATCCGCATCTCAGGGGGGAACGACCCTTGCGCAGCATGCGCACAGCTCAGTCTCAATTGCGAATCAACCTTACCTCGGAAACAAAGGGTCTACGCTAGCTACGACCAGCTACAATTGAGATACCGTGCACTCGACACCTTGATCAAGCGATTGTATCCCGGCGAGAATGTCGAAAGCGTCGACGATATATGCGAACTGGCGCGGAAACAGGGGCTCGATTTGTCGGGATTTGAAGACGAAGGGGAGGATCTGGATCCACTACCGAAACTGAGCGACAGGGAAAGCTCGGGCACAACTTCTGCTTCCAAAGAAGGCAGCAGCTTATTCGACTCGGTACAAAACCTACGTATACCAGAAGGAGGGCTCATCCCAGCACCTCGAGGCGGATACCACTACGTGGGTCCGGCAAGCTCGTACCAGTTTGCAAATACGATCCGGCACCTAGTCAAAAAGTCGAGTGCATACACGCTTGCATTCGATCGTGTGGGGTACAGACGACAACAGCGGGCAAATGAATTCACCTCGTCAGATCGGACTACAGCTCTCGAAGCGCGTATACCAGGGCATCCTGTGATGGTTGGAGAAAACGAGGCCTCCCCCATGAGCGAAAGTATAGGATCGTGCCCTTCTGATGTCGGTCCTGTACCGTCTCCTCAGGACCGAACAACCCCCAGAAGTATACCACACTCCATCACCCGTCGGACGATAGACATCATGCCTCCCCGCCAGCTGGCAGACAAACTTGTTCTCGCTTTCTTTGACCGGGTGCATCTGAACTTTAATCTCTTTCATCGAGGAAGTTTTCAGGTTCGCTACGAATCAATATGGTCATCCAGGAATGAAGCCGGCTTAGAAGATCTTGAGCCCGGGTGGCTATGTGTCCTGTGTATGGTGTTTGTACTGGGCGCTCAAGCTCTAGAACGAGACGGTCTGCGGGAAGCTACAGTTATCCAAAGCCGGTATCTTGCCATTGTCATCCGCGAGGGGATGCAGCGACTCGTCCTCACGGCAACACAATCAAACGTGCAGGCCCTAGCTCTGCTCAGTCTGTATCAGCATAATGCCGGCGAACGCAATACCGCCTGGATGCTGGTGGGACACGCTGCTCATATGGCTGTCGCCCTAGGCATGCAGCGGGATGGCGAAAATGCAAACTTTGACTTTATCGAGCGCAATACTCGGCGGATCATATGGTGGACACTGTATCTCTTTGAGCAGAATCTGAGCTTTATACTCGGTCGGCCGAGCGCGACGTCGACTCCGGACGTCAGTGCGAGTTTGCCAGACGAGGCGGTCAAGGATGGCGCAGATTCGCCACCGGGCTACTTGGAACAGGCGGTCAAGCTAGGCGACATTTCGACCAAGATCAAACGTTTCACGGCCGCCatttcttccgactttgaCAAGCCTAACCGGTTGACTGCGACTACCGACATTGCCAACCAGCTAGACGAACTGCTGCTTCAATGGGACCGGTCACTCCCGCCACATCTGAGATATACAGCGCAGTTTGCAACGGCAAAACATCGCCGGACagttcgtcttcttcacgCGACATACAATCACCTGCGGTCTGTGCTAGGCCGACCGTATTTACTTTGCAAAATCAATCATGATCTCGATAATTCCCAATCGCCTCTTCACGTTAACTCATCATCAGGTCTAGCAAGTGCAATCACCGCATTGTCGCAAACGTCCCTGTCCGCCGCAAGAAGCTGCATGGAGGCTTTACTCTCCTTGGCGAGCGCCGCCTCGCTCGAAGGAGAGGTCTGGTACGACTACTACTACGTCCATCATGCTTCTCTCATCCTGTCCCTGCCCTTTTTAGTCGATTTCAACGACCAACACGTCGCCTCGGATCGAGCCATTATATCGGCGACATTGAACCTTGCTCAAAAGAGCCGCTTGGCCCCCACGTACCGTATCTTGATCAACGTGTCGATCCAATTTGCCAAGATTGTTGGTATAGGACCAGATGACGACCCAAGCAGACCAGCTTCCCCTCGACTCGGTGCAAGCGCAATCCGCCCAGATCTGTCTTCGTCCGGGAAGTCGATGGTATTTCCCGAAGGATTCACCGATGAGAACAACCATACCGATTGGAACCTAGGGCCGAGTTCGGTCACGCCAGAGAACTCTGGTGGCAATCGCTCGTTCGACTCTCGAGCGAATTATCACATGTCGGGCATGTCGCACGAGGCCGGTCCTGGTACAGGTTCGTCGACGGTACAGTGGCCGACTCAGCTCCCCCACCACACGAATCCGACAGCATCAGACCCGTGGTCACTGCTTCCCATGCTCAACTCgactccttcctctcagcCGCTCTCGCTCGAACAGCTCTTGGGCATGCAGCCATCGACGCTCTTCAACGACAGTGCAACTCAGCAACCTGTCGCCGACCTTGGCTTCTCGGACATGTACAACTTTGGTTTCGGGCTGCCGGCACAGAATGATGGGATAGGCCCTTACTGGCCAGGTGGCGTGGGTGAAGAGGGTGGAAGCGGAGGCTTGGGTGATATGCCTTGGGATTTCTTTGCCGGGGGAGATTGGGCCGGGGGTGGACATGAAACTGGACgagaagggagatga
- a CDS encoding mitochondrial import receptor subunit tom22, putative, with protein sequence MVVVVEEVRDEAAEEVVLQEGENESDFETDSEVSSTISDDDDFNPADESFYDRLTALKDIVPPQTRSGLYNKYKSTTGWAWWGIQSAGSLAWLVSTSALLVGLPLALAIEDEARVVAQEKEMQMQSAGQQQMLGAPQGQQPQGVLPPGF encoded by the exons ATGGTTGtcgttgttgaagaagtcCGTGACGAAGCCGCCGAGGAAGTCGTCCTCCAGGAAGGCGAGAACGAATCCGATTTCGAGACCGACTCTGAAGTTTCCTCCACTATTTCAGACGATGACGACTTTAACCCCGCCGACGAATCTTTCTACGACCGGCTCACCGCTCTCAAAGACATTGTCCCTCCCCAGACCCGCTCAGGCCTCTACAACAAGTACAAGTCAACAACTGGTTGGGCTTGGTGGGGTATTCAGAGCGCCGGCTCTCTTGCCTGGTTGGTGAGCACCAGCGCCCTTTTGGTTGGTTTGCCTTTGGCTCTTGCCATTGAGGACGAAGCCAGGGTTGTCGctcaggagaaggagatgcAGATGCAGAGTGCCGGTCAGCAGCAG ATGCTCGGCGCCCCTCAGGGTCAACAACCCCAGGGCGTCCTTCCCCCCGGGTTCTAG
- a CDS encoding transcriptional regulatory protein, putative produces the protein MISADIPPGEGSTSILPSSESMHPPALPIKRTSAAEPGKAGGKAGKGDKEKSGRQSFSCAECRRLKLKCSREWPCTSCEKRGCAQICPNGEMRTGKGKRLILADTAELHERISLLEVALSQSHAKNSSTPHPLLESPYLFSPREPRSYGRNNSKTSTGFGNEPGAEDELLQGAFGTLTIGQEGQATFVGSFAGSEYLREGEGSGDELTGSETGPGVLGGGNARGHNATEQRRQALATPPSTAEGRWSGNEEYSNLPGLGLHSSLFARGEIKLDKLRDELPDYDREGRALVTSYWENVNWQYQPIPRAMFENDHILNAYDTESSPNAHKLACVFLVMALGSMFDLNRPPFHPRGEQLFMLGRACISVVGIEQASPATVQAMHLMGTYILNDKRGNGGEVFWPILGTAVKIAQSLGLHRDGEHYGLSQYEVEERRQVWWEIVSYDRLQALCFGRPCSTSYKWSDTKIPEVPELIGDETGFHRAKYGLMHLMERVIDVQTQVDPVSLTVVSQLDSDLREYKKNLPELLLPNVAIVDLPLDPNVHPHLVIHRFGIRLQIAQMRLLLNRPLFARALKDAPDDPSHSKFGSSFVALFENAQEIVHLVKALVIYHPSLVARWWFFWFHAFSSAVCLAAIAIRAPQCAFASPSFHAMSIVCDISAAAREGCRAKKGLPILLRLRKRAHEALIAASRTKNKVVADGSGEEDDLSHLVGSAKLRRVQAPLRGPSASSSNGTGVAVGIGRTGGVDGTPSPNSGGSIATASTLVDNGFYDAAVPAFAGDQTTPLTASSYPASSYPLMTSSSWESEVPLSGYIPNHLISISGTGPGAGTNRNTWLNASNSSPSTNISVSPEYDGQVGVDMDMSMALGMNMGMAMGGGLGMPGKHFQGDEGGGQMRHQDGMGGQNAEMGGQDGDMFGFNFEAFVNQMGGAV, from the exons ATGATCTCAGCAGATATACCACCCGGAGAAGGGTCGACTTCCATTTTACCATCCTCCGAATCGATGCACCCTCCTGCATTACCAATCAAGAGGACGTCTGCCGCAGAGCCAGGCAAAGCTGGAGGTAAAGCTGGCAAAGGggataaggagaagagtgggaGGCAGAGCTTTAGTTGTGCTGAATGTCGGCG GCTGAAGCTGAAATGTTCCAGGGAATGGCCTTGTACATCTT gtgagaagagagggtgTGCTCAGATTTGTCCCAATGGAGAAATGAGGACTGGTAAGGGCAAGAG ACTCATTTTGGCTGATACGGCCGAG TTACATGAACGCATCTCCCTACTGGAAGTCGCTCTTTCCCAATCTCACGCCAAAAACAGTTCGACCCCACATCCCCTCCTTGAATCCCCATACCTTTTTTCCCCACGCGAACCTCGTTCATACGGCCGTAATAATTCCAAAACCTCTACCGGCTTCGGTAACGAGCCAGGGGCGGAGGATGAACTTCTCCAAGGAGCTTTTGGCACATTGACTATAGgtcaagaaggacaagCGACATTTGTAGGTAGTTTTGCTGGGAGTGAGTAtttgagagaaggagaagggtcgGGAGATGAATTAACTGGATCTGAGACGGGTCCAGGGGTACTTGGGGGGGGGAACGCCCGCGGGCACAATGCAACCGAGCAGAGGAGGCAGGCTTTGGCTACCCCACCCTCAACAGCAGAAGGTCGATGGTCTGGGAATGAGGAGTACAGTAATCTCCCTGGTTTGGGATTGCATTCGTCCTTGTTTGCACGTGGGGAAATCAAGTTAGACAAGTTAAGAGATGAATTACCGGATTACGACAGAGAAGGGAGGGCTTTGGTGACGAGTTACTGGGAGAATGTGAACTGGCA ATATCAACCTATTCCAAGAGCGATGTTCGAGAATGACCATATTCTCAACGCTTACGACACTGAATCATCACCGAACGCACACAAACTGGCCTGTGTATTTCTCGTCATGGCCCTCGGATCAATGTTCGACCTCAATCGACCCCCAT TCCACCCGAGGGGAGAGCAGCTCTTCATGTTGGGCCGCGCATGTATCAGCGTGGTAGGCATAGAACAGGCTAGCCCTGCAACTGTGCAGGCTATGCACTTGATGGGTACTTACATCCTCAATGATAAAC GTGGGAACGGTGGTGAAGTGTTTTGGCCTATACTCGGTACGGCTGTGAAAATTGCTCAGAGT CTTGGTCTTCATCGTGACGGAGAACACTATGGCCTGTCCCAGTACGAGGTTGAAGAACGACGTCAGGTTTGGTGGGAAATTGTGTCGTACGACAGGTTGCAAGCTCTATGCTTTGGTCG ACCTTGTTCGACAAGTTACAAATGGTCAGATACAAAGATTCCAGAAGTGCCTGAACTTATTGGAGATGAAACTGGAT TCCATCGTGCAAAATATGGGTTAATGCACCTGATGGAACGGGTCATCGACGTG CAAACACAAGTGGACCCTGTGTCCTTGACAGTTGTCTCTCAGCTAGACTCTGACCTCCGAGAAT acaagaagaatcTTCCAGAACTTCTTCTGCCAAACGTCGCAATCGTTGACCTCCCACTTGATCCCAACGTCCACCCTCATCTCGTCATCCACCGCTTTGGCATCCGTCTTCAGATCGCCCAGATGCGACTTTTACTCAATCGACCCCTTTTCGCACGCGCCCTGAAAGATGCGCCTGACGACCCATCACACTCCAAATTCGGGTCGAGCTTTGTTGCATTGTTTGAGAATGCACAGGAGATTGTACATCTCGTCAAAGCGCTGGTAATTTACCACCCATCATTGGTGGCTAGGTGGTGGTTCTTCTGGTTCCATGCGTTTTCATCTGCTGTTTGCCT TGCCGCTATTGCCATCCGAGCACCTCAATGTGCCTTTGCCAGCCCTTCATTCCACGCCATGTCCATTGTTTGCGACATCTCCGCCGCTGCAAGGGAAGGATGTCGTGCCAAAAAGGGTTTACCTATCCTGTTACGCCTCCGTAAACGTGCGCACGAAGCGCTCATTGCCGCATCCCGCACCAAGAACAAGGTTGTTGCCGATGGTTCtggtgaggaggatgatttGAGCCACCTCGTAGGATCAGCCAAGCTGAGGCGGGTGCAAGCACCGTTAAGAGGGCCGTCGGCGTCAAGCTCGAATGGGACGGGAGTTGCTGTAGGGATCGGAAGGACGGGAGGCGTGGATGGCACTCCATCACCCAATTCGGGGGGATCGATTGCGACCGCATCGACATTGGTGGACAATGGTTTCTATGACGCGGCCGTTCCTGCTTTCGCTGGGGACCAAACAACTCCTCTGACGGCTAGCTCCTACCCAGCCAGTTCTTACCCACTCAtgacatcctcctcctgggAGTCTGAAGTTCCCTTGAGTGGATATATTCCcaaccatctcatctctaTTTCTGGTACCGGTCCCGGAGCTGGAACAAACAGGAATACATGGCTAAATGCAtccaactcttctccatcaaccAATATTTCAGTCAGCCCGGAATACGACGGACAAGTGGGAGTCGATATGGATATGTCCATGGCGCTTGGTATGAATATGGGCATGGCGATGGGTGGGGGTTTGGGCATGCCTGGAAAGCATTTCCAAGGTGACGAAGGCGGGGGTCAGATGAGGCACCAGGATGGGATGGGGGGGCAGAATGCGGAGATGGGGGGTCAGGATGGAGATATGTTTGGGTTTAACTTTGAGGCTTTCGTTAATCAGATGGGCGGAGCAGTTTAG
- a CDS encoding mitochondrion protein, putative, with translation MLSLLITGGQPITTRAFQRSVHGALGRSVAAIHRPLLARPLTNRATSNGVLAALKTSNSAHQRGLQTEKRSRNAIHLGLRLPIVKRSLHSSRISRNTLKPNIPPIPPTRLFNLHRRLRRLRNFLILLSLLSILYYTYPPFRHTAIAVIRCARVMKAVSIDVWDYKQVFAAEERLRATGRELTDEEIEMKRKTRRACHKRSAERLLEALKKNSGIYVKLGQHVAAVQVLPKEWTETMRPLQDQCFPTPVQRTDEMLRDDLGMGIDDIFTDFEPNPIGVASLAQVHRAVDKRTGRAVAVKVQHADLQEFAAVDMATVNFAIHFVKYIFPDFEFSWLGEEMNEMLPLEMDFRHEAANSARCMGDFLHLKGKTSLYLPEVFWAERRCMVMEFIDGGRVDDLMYLKKHKIDRNQVSQELARIFSQMVYINGYFHADPHHGNLLIRPKASGSTSPFNFDVCLLDHGQYFDVPDDLRVNYAHFWLSLIKSTSKKTIAERRHYARLVGNIDDDMYPILESAITGQINMADESNTHDSANDPRPTSLLDSKTFDKDQIRKLRTAMLEREGLIASIFELLRIVPRRMLMILKLSDLQRSLDQSLVTTHGQSRVFVIVARYCAKAVWQADYANFRKSLSTQGFSLNLFKSFISSFFDYAYWNTTLGLVELGLDARARSIKIALWFDGLVKGGLKAAEAEMAGLSLNGAIPATV, from the exons ATGCTTTCCCTCCTTATCACAGGAGGACAGCCCATTACCACGAGGGCTTTCCAGCGTTCCGTCCATGGAGCATTGGGCCGTTCGGTGGCGGCGATCCATCGACCACTCCTCGCGCGACCGCTAACAAACCGAGCGACATCGAATGGCGTGTTGGCGGCGTTGAAAACTTCAAATTCGGCTCATCAAAGAGGTCTTCAGACTGAAAAAAGATCTCGAAATGCTATCCATTTGGGATTACGGTTACCAATCGTCAAGAGGAGCTTGCACAGCTCTCGAATCTCGCGAAATACCCTTAAACCCAACATTCCCCCCATTCCACCCACTCGTCTATTCAACCTccatcgtcgtcttcgCAGACTCCGAAAttttctcattctcctctccttgctCTCTATACTCTATTACACATATCCCCCATTTCGCCATACAGCTATCGCTGTCATCCGTTGCGCGAGGGTGATGAAAGCGGTCTCTATCGATGTATGGGACTACAAGCAGGTTTTTGCTGCCGAAGAACGCTTAAGAGCTACAGGCAGGGAGCTCACGGATGAGGAGATCgaaatgaagagaaagactAGAAGAGCGTGTCACAAACGCAGTGCCGAGAGATTGTTGGAGGCACTTAAGAAGAATTCGGGTATTTACGTGAAACTGGGGCAACATGTTGCTGCTGTACAAGTTTTACCGAAAGAATGGACAGAGACGATGAGGCCATTACAGGATCAGTGTTTCCCGACGCCTGTTCAGAGAACGGATGAGATGTTACGTGATGAtctggggatggggatcGATGACATTTTTACGGACTTCGAGCCCAACCCTATCGGAGTTGCCTCCCTTGCTCAAGTTCACCGTGCAGTTGATAAGCGCACAGGTCGGGCGGTAGCCGTCAAAGTCCAACATGCGGATTTACAAGAATTTGCCGCTGTGGACATGGCCACGGTCAATTTTGCGATCCATTTTGTGAAATACATCTTCCCCGATTTTGAATTCAGTTGGTtaggggaggagatgaacgAGATGTTGCCACTGGAGATGGACTTCAGGCATGAAGCCGCCAACTCGGCCAGGTGCATGGGTGACTTTTTACACCTCAAAGGGAAGACTAGTCTCTATCTTCCCGAAGTTTTCTGGGCGGAGAGAAGGTGTATGGTTATGGAATTTATCGACGGCGGACGAGTGGATGATTTGATGTACCTCAAAAAACACAAGATTGACCGTAATCAAGTATCCCAAGAACTCGCTAGGATTTTCAGCCAGATGGTGTATATCAATGGCTATTTTCACGCCGACCCTCACCATGGAAATCTTCTGATTCGACCAAAAGCTTCAGGTTCCACATCGCCTTTCAACTTTGACGTCTGTCTCCTCGATCATGGGCAGTACTTCGACGTACCTGATGACCTCCGAGTGAATTATGCCCACTTTTGGTTATCTCTTATCAAATCCACGTCCAAAAAGACAATTGCCGAAAGGCGGCATTATGCGAGACTTGTAGGGAACATTGACGACGATATG TACCCGATATTGGAATCCGCCATTACCGGCCAAATCAATATGGCCGATGAAAGCAACACTCACGATTCAGCTAACGATCCTCGACCCACTTCGTTACTTGATTCCAAGACATTTGACAAGGATCAGATCAGAAAGTTAAGGACTGCTATGTTGGAAAGGGAGGGATTGAttgcttccatctttgAACTCTTACGAATAGTACCTAG GCGTATGTTGATGATTCTCAAATTGTCAGACTTGCAACGGTCACTGGACCAGAGTCTTGTTACCACCCATGGACAAAGCCGAGTCTTTGTTATTGTTGCTCGCTACTGTGCCAAGGCTG TCTGGCAAGCCGACTATGCCAACTTCCGCAAATCCCTCTCTACCCAGGGCTTTTCTCTGAACTTGTTCAAAAGCTTTATCAGCTCATTCTTCGATTACGCGTATTGGAATACCACACTGGGTTTAGTGGAGCTTGGGTTGGATGCTCGAGCGAGGTCCATCAAGATTGCGCTATGGTTCGATGGTTTAGTGAAGGGCGGTCTGAAAGCGGCTGAGGCTGAGATGGCGGGTTTATCGTTAAATGGTGCGATACCTGCGACAGTATAG